A stretch of DNA from Bacillus sp. FJAT-45350:
CGCAAGGATGTAGTAAATTATGTTCTTTTCCAGTATAATGTATATATATGAAAAAATTGAACAGGTAAGTTATTTAGTAAGGATACAAAGCGACTTAAGAAGGCTAATTAGTAACAACGTATGGTGGTGCAAAGATGAAAAATATAAAGAATAATAAACGAAATACCATTGATTTTTCAAAACTTCTCCATGTCGCTATAGAAGATAGTCAAATCATCGATGAACATTTCCAATCTTCGATTCTATTTTTAGCTAATGAAGAAGGAAATATTGTTACAATTAGGGAGTTTGGTGGATTTAATTCTAAAATGATTGAAGCAGTTTCATTAATCCAGCAAAATCTTTTTGAGAATGAGTTTCCTTTTGAATGGAATGGTTGCATAATTGATTTTATTAATATTCGATTAACATATAACAATAGCCAATGGAATGGTTTATTAGGGATTATTGTTGAAGAGGAGTATGTAAACGATGAAGTTCTTCGCCCTTTTTTACGGGGACTTCAGTATGCAGTAACTATTACAGCAAAACAATTATTTACGAATCAGGCGTCAAGTATGCTTGATAGTTTTGAGAATATAAACGAAGTGATTACAACAATTTTGAAAGATACGGACTATACATTAGATTTTAGAAAGCTAGCAAAAGCATTTATCACCTATGTTGAGCCATTATTTGAAAGTAGTGAAGTAGCGATTTTACTATATGGTAAGCAAGGTCAGGAGTTTGTGCCAATTGAAGCCTCGGATGACGGGCTTTATAGTCAGTTCCATGAGTATGTCATTTCTGCAGATGAGAAATTAGTAATTAATACGATTACTTCTAATGAGATGCTTACTGATGATAAGCAGTTATTTCTAGCGCAGAAGCAGGTTCCAAACTTTACTGCTATTCCATTATGTTTAGAAGGCGAGAAGCCATTTGGGCTTGTGATGTTCTTCTATGATAAAGGAGATTTTAAGAAGAAGGAATTAGAGAAGCTTTCTTTCTTAATTAAAGAATTAAGTCGGTTGTTTTTCAAGGCGTACAATAATAACCGTAAAGTAATAGAAAGAAAAAGAAGAGAATTACTTTTACAAGTTACTAAGAAGTTTCACTCGTCTATGGATGTTGGAGAAGTACTAGGAGAGATTATTTATGCATTAAGCGAAATGTATCCTACCTTTAATGTGCATTTACTTCTAAGTCACGAGTGGGAAGTGAGTGAGCACTTGCCAGTTAAGCAGATGCAATACGGGGCTGGTGCTGAAAATAGTGTAGCTGAAAATGTATATTTAACTGGAAAGATTCAAATTCAAGATGTTGTGAAAGATAAAAGTTCAATTTTATTTGCGCCGTTAAGAGGGAAACAAGGTGTATATGGTGTCATGCAAATAAAGTCACCGACATCTATGATGTTCCCTAAACATGAGATTGAATTTATTGAGATGCTAGCTGATATCGGAGGGAATGCATTAGAAAATGCAGAGCTTTATCAACAGTCTAGAGAATTAATTAATGATTTACAGTTAATTAATAGTACATCTCATCAATTAAATTCAAATTTACGGTTATCAGAAACAATTAAGTTTATGACTAACCAGATTAAGGAGTCTTTTAAAGCTGAGCAAGTAGGCTTTATTATGTTCCATTCAAATGGAGATTTAATTGTCCTTGAGGGAAGTACAGAGTTTTTTGATATGGAAGAATCACGTAAAGCGATTACACCTTTAAGTGATAAGATTAAGCGTGAAAAGGACCCATTATTTATTGGAGACGCAGAAGCGGATGATGATTATTCCCTTGAGCCGTTTCGCTCATTTTTAGCTGTTCCTATGGTTCAGTCAGGTGAACTAAAGGGTATGGTATTAGTAATGCACCAAGAACCTTATCATTTTACCTTTGAAAATTTTAAATTATTGCAGTCTTTAATTCATCATTCAACTCTTGCCTTTACAAATTCAATGTTACATGAAGAGTTAGAAAAGCTCGTCATTACTGATCATTTAACTCGCTTATATTCAAGAAATTATTTGGACCAATGCATACAAGAATCGATGAAGACAGACGCTTTTGGTTGTTTCCTATTACTAGATATTGATAACTTTAAGCAAATTAATGATACGTATGGACATCAAGTTGGTGATGACATTATTATTCAGGTCGCAAATATTATGAAAAGAAGTATACGAGATCATGATATCGCAGCGCGCTGGGGTGGGGAAGAGTTAGCGGTATATCTTCCTAAGGTTGAACCAGAAGTTGGTTATAGAGTAGCAGAAAGAATTGTCAAAAGTGTAGCTCAAGAAACAAGTCCTCGTGTAACAGTTTCTTGTGGAGTGTCCTATTGGAATCAAAAGGATAACATGAAAACGTTAAAGCTTCTTTTTAATATTGCAGATGAAGGGCTATATGTGGCGAAAGAGTCTGGTAAGAATCAAGTCATAATGCAGAGCAGTTTAACTAACTAGCTATAGATCGGGACCGAGTTTAGCGACTCGGTCCTTTACAATTTTTAGAGGATTATTTATAAGGAGTTTGTTAGTTGAATTACAAACTCCTCTAGATATTTTTGGTCAAGCTCTGTAAAACGGTCTTTAATGGGACTATCTATATCTAATACTCCGATTAATTCGTCGTTCTTAATAATCGGAATTACAATTTCTGATAGAGAGGCAGCATCACATGCAATATGCCCTGGGAATTGATGAACATCAGCAACTCTTTGTGTTTTCCGTTCGGCTGCTGCTGTTCCGCATACACCTTTTCCCATTTTGATTCGTACGCATGCTGGTAATCCGATAAACGGACCTAAAACTAGTTCGTCTTCTTTATGTAGATAGAAGCCTACCCAATTGATTTCATTCAGAAATTGATTTAGAAGGGCAGTAGCATTAGCTAAGTTTGCAATTTGATCTGACTCATCTTCTGTTAAAGCTTTGATTTGATTTATTAACATTTTGTAATTTTCTTCAGCTGTTCCGTTGTATAACTCGACGTTAAACATATCAATTCTCCCTTCTTCGCGATAAAAATAGTATAACATATCACACACTATCGCTTCTTGTAGAAACATTTCCTTTGAATGTCGAGAGGTTCTAACAGGAGGAAAGATTGAAAAGAAGAACCTAATAGATACCAGACCAAAAAGGGGTGTCTACAATGGGGAAGAACGGTGCAGTAGATAATACGAAAAGTAAGGTTATGGATGCGGCTATTTCATTATTTAATGTTCAAGGCTATAATGGTACGTCAATTCGAAGTATAGCTGATCGGGCTAATGTGAATGGAGCATTAATATCTTATTATTTTGGTAGTAAGAAAGGATTACTAGAACAACTCATGACGTCATTTTTAGAGGGGTATGTAAAAGTGATAGAAGAAGAGGTCATGAAGCTCCCTTCTCAATCAGCTCGTGAATGTTTAATTTCTGCTTTTAACAAAACTCTTCTATATCAACAGGAACATCATCATCTTGCCAGGTTTGTTCATCGGGAAATTACGTTAGATACGGTTTTAGTTAGAGAGTTAATGAGTACGTATTTAATGAAAGAAAAGCACATGTTTTATCAGATTATTAAAAAGGGAATTGAACGTGGAGAATTTAAGCGCCAACCGATTGATTTTATGATTATCCAATTAAGAGGAATGTTGACTATGCCATATACACACCCTCAATATATTCGTGAGGTTTATCATCTTATTCCGCATGAACCGTACTTTTTAAAGCATTATCTTAACTATTTGACTATGTGGGTTGATAACGACCTTTGTCAGGGAGGTTATCAACAAGTCCATGTTTCCGTATAAAAAATGTTCATAGTGGAGGCCGTCTCGTTAAGTAGAGTCAGTCTCCACTTTTATTTTACTTTTTGAAGGTAACGTCTTGTTTAATTTTTTCTACTCCTTGTAGAATACCTTTTGCGTTATGGGCATCTGACCCATAGACGAGAGGGATTCCTTTATTAATTGCTTTATTAACTATTGATTCGGATGGATAAGGTTCTCCGCACAATGGCTTCATCACACCCGCGCTATTATAATCTAACTCCATTTTATTATTTGATATTGTTTCAAGGATATCGACAATTTCTTTATTGAAATTGTATGATGAAGGAAATTTCTTCTGAAACTTATGAACTAACGTCATATGACCCACTCTTTTTGGTTTGTAAGGACCTAAATCTGCTAGTAAAGATTGCATAAGAGTTTCGTAATATTTTCGATAGACACTTTCAACCGAACCCCATTCATCGATCATCTCTGCAAATGTATCAGGACTGTAGTCTAGACAATAATAAGAGTTTTTCCTCTTTAGAAAATGGACTGATAATATACTATCGTCTAGCAAGTGACCTACGTCATTTAATAGTTCGGTCGTCTCCTTCTCATATTCTTCTATAAAATCAACTTCTAATCCAACTAAAATGTTAAGTTTGCCTTTATAAGTTCCTTTTAAATTGTGAGCCTCTTCTAGATAGGGGTATAAATTTTTCAAACTCATAGCACTATCTTGCAATGGTGTTGGATCGATAAATCCTTTCGGTAAAGGAGCATGCTCAGCAAATGTAATCGAATGGAGCCCTTTTTTTATTGCTTGTTCAGCGTATAGGTTCATCTCGTCTTTTGTTCCGTGTGGGCAGTAAGGTGTATGTATATGACCATCATGTGTAATCAAATTAATCACATCCTCTTGGAAATATATAATGGTTAATGCAATAAAAATTGTTATATCCAAAGCTTATAGAGCATGTTCAAAAAGTAGTGGCAATGGCTTCGCACGCTGTGCGCCTTGATAGGAGGATACCACTCCTAGTAAGGCTTTTAAAAGAATACAGCGGCTACGCTAATTGCTTCGAGGTTGTTCAAAAGGTAAAACCCAACCTTTTTGCACAACCTCTTATAGTAAAAAAATAATTCTTACTGTAGTTATGTCAAAAAATGATTCAAAAATCTT
This window harbors:
- a CDS encoding GAF domain-containing protein, with product MFNVELYNGTAEENYKMLINQIKALTEDESDQIANLANATALLNQFLNEINWVGFYLHKEDELVLGPFIGLPACVRIKMGKGVCGTAAAERKTQRVADVHQFPGHIACDAASLSEIVIPIIKNDELIGVLDIDSPIKDRFTELDQKYLEEFVIQLTNSL
- the hisJ gene encoding histidinol-phosphatase HisJ, whose translation is MITHDGHIHTPYCPHGTKDEMNLYAEQAIKKGLHSITFAEHAPLPKGFIDPTPLQDSAMSLKNLYPYLEEAHNLKGTYKGKLNILVGLEVDFIEEYEKETTELLNDVGHLLDDSILSVHFLKRKNSYYCLDYSPDTFAEMIDEWGSVESVYRKYYETLMQSLLADLGPYKPKRVGHMTLVHKFQKKFPSSYNFNKEIVDILETISNNKMELDYNSAGVMKPLCGEPYPSESIVNKAINKGIPLVYGSDAHNAKGILQGVEKIKQDVTFKK
- a CDS encoding diguanylate cyclase; translated protein: MKNIKNNKRNTIDFSKLLHVAIEDSQIIDEHFQSSILFLANEEGNIVTIREFGGFNSKMIEAVSLIQQNLFENEFPFEWNGCIIDFINIRLTYNNSQWNGLLGIIVEEEYVNDEVLRPFLRGLQYAVTITAKQLFTNQASSMLDSFENINEVITTILKDTDYTLDFRKLAKAFITYVEPLFESSEVAILLYGKQGQEFVPIEASDDGLYSQFHEYVISADEKLVINTITSNEMLTDDKQLFLAQKQVPNFTAIPLCLEGEKPFGLVMFFYDKGDFKKKELEKLSFLIKELSRLFFKAYNNNRKVIERKRRELLLQVTKKFHSSMDVGEVLGEIIYALSEMYPTFNVHLLLSHEWEVSEHLPVKQMQYGAGAENSVAENVYLTGKIQIQDVVKDKSSILFAPLRGKQGVYGVMQIKSPTSMMFPKHEIEFIEMLADIGGNALENAELYQQSRELINDLQLINSTSHQLNSNLRLSETIKFMTNQIKESFKAEQVGFIMFHSNGDLIVLEGSTEFFDMEESRKAITPLSDKIKREKDPLFIGDAEADDDYSLEPFRSFLAVPMVQSGELKGMVLVMHQEPYHFTFENFKLLQSLIHHSTLAFTNSMLHEELEKLVITDHLTRLYSRNYLDQCIQESMKTDAFGCFLLLDIDNFKQINDTYGHQVGDDIIIQVANIMKRSIRDHDIAARWGGEELAVYLPKVEPEVGYRVAERIVKSVAQETSPRVTVSCGVSYWNQKDNMKTLKLLFNIADEGLYVAKESGKNQVIMQSSLTN
- the refZ gene encoding forespore capture DNA-binding protein RefZ, which translates into the protein MGKNGAVDNTKSKVMDAAISLFNVQGYNGTSIRSIADRANVNGALISYYFGSKKGLLEQLMTSFLEGYVKVIEEEVMKLPSQSARECLISAFNKTLLYQQEHHHLARFVHREITLDTVLVRELMSTYLMKEKHMFYQIIKKGIERGEFKRQPIDFMIIQLRGMLTMPYTHPQYIREVYHLIPHEPYFLKHYLNYLTMWVDNDLCQGGYQQVHVSV